CGAATCGTCACATCCGATTGTGTAACCGCAGCAGCGGCAAGAACGGCTGCCGACCCAGGATAGTCTCCCTGCACGGTATATGTTTTAGCTTGATAGCTCTGACCTCCCGGAACACGGAAATGCATATAGTCATCAGTTGCATGAATGACGATGCCTGCCTGTTCAAGTACTTCAAGCGTCTGGCCGATCACGACCTTAGACTTCAGATCACCTGTAACCGTAATTTCACTGTCTTCCGCTAGCAACGGCGTAACGAACAGTAGCGCGCTGAGGTACTGGGAACTGACCGAACCCGAAACCGAAATATTTCCGCCTTTCGGCTGGCCACCACGGATTGTAATCGGCAGCCGTCCATTGTTGTGATCCACCTCAACCCCTAGCTGACCAAGTGCGTCGATGAGGTCATCATGGGGACGTTTGCCAAGTGAATCCGGATAAGTATTTACAAATGTAACTTCCTTGGACAATACAGTAATTCCCATCAAAAACCGGAGTACGGCTCCTGCATTTCCAACATTCAGTTCTTTCACATTTTTCGGAGAGCGTCCAAAGCCAGTAATAACCGCCTTCTCGTCATCTTCAACCAGCGTTGCTCCGAGGTCCTGAATGCAGCGTCTCATCGCATCGCTATCTTCACTGTGGGCCGGATAGTAAATCGTACTTTCCCCTTCGGCAAGCGCCGCAACAAGCAAATAACGAGTGGTATAGTTTTTGGAAGACAAGGCTCCAATTTCCCCTTTTAACTCGGGTGTCGGTCTGACAATAACGTCCATTATGTATTCTCTCCTTTTTTAGTAAGTATCGTTCTATCTTCATTCTCTTTTCACAAAATGGAAAAATTGACATGTAATTCTCTGCTTCGGTATCATAAAGGCATAATTATATGCACGATAATCTTCAGAAAAGAGGTCACATTAATGAAACCAATTTCTCAAATTGAACCTTCCGAATTAAAAAGCAGACTCCAAAGTGGAGAAAACATTTACATGATCGACGTGCGTGAAGACGATGAAGTTGCGCATGGCATGATTGCCGGCGCCAAGCATATTCCGATGGGTGACATCCCTAGCCGGCTGGACGAAATCCCCCGGAACACCGAAGTTATTTTCATCTGCCGCAGCGGCAGACGCAGCGAACATGTGTGTAATTTTTTGAGCCATCAGGGTATCGACAATATTGTTAATATGAGTGGCGGCATGCTCCAGTGGTATGCGGATGAGGAATAGTCCCGCGGACAGGGTCTCCTCATTATGTGGCTACTGAGCTGGGCGGGAATGGTTTCCCGCCTCTTATACGCCGGATACAATCCTTGAGGCTTAGCCGCGGTAATGCATTAAAATATCAAGGGCTACTTCATGAGCAGATTTTCCCGTTGTGTCCACGGTAACATCCGCAAACTGATAACATTCTTTGCGTTCCTTCATAATCTG
Above is a window of Paenibacillus uliginis N3/975 DNA encoding:
- a CDS encoding rhodanese-like domain-containing protein, giving the protein MKPISQIEPSELKSRLQSGENIYMIDVREDDEVAHGMIAGAKHIPMGDIPSRLDEIPRNTEVIFICRSGRRSEHVCNFLSHQGIDNIVNMSGGMLQWYADEE
- the aroA gene encoding 3-phosphoshikimate 1-carboxyvinyltransferase, with product MDVIVRPTPELKGEIGALSSKNYTTRYLLVAALAEGESTIYYPAHSEDSDAMRRCIQDLGATLVEDDEKAVITGFGRSPKNVKELNVGNAGAVLRFLMGITVLSKEVTFVNTYPDSLGKRPHDDLIDALGQLGVEVDHNNGRLPITIRGGQPKGGNISVSGSVSSQYLSALLFVTPLLAEDSEITVTGDLKSKVVIGQTLEVLEQAGIVIHATDDYMHFRVPGGQSYQAKTYTVQGDYPGSAAVLAAAAVTQSDVTIRNLSEDSKQGERAIIDVLKMMQTPLTHENGDVRVQGNGKLQALEFDGDTATDAVLAMVAAAVFAEGTSRFYNVENLRYKECDRITDYLNELRKAGANVEEKQAEIIVHGRPEGVEGGVEINAHYDHRVIMALTVVGLRSEKPLLIKDAHHVAKSYPQYFDHLKALGADVEWVK